The nucleotide sequence TTGACTGTGTGCAACAGAAAGCGACCCAAACTCTGCAAACAGCTCCTCAAACGCATCATGGAGTATCTGACGAGTCGCAACGCCGCTCCTGGAGTTAGGTAAGAGGTGGTGGTTCACTGGAACAGATTTTTAAGTACCTGTTTGTTGCATGAaggctttgttgtttttgcttttccctGCAGTCCACTTCTGGTCTTCCTGAAGGACCAGGCCTCCAGTCACCTCATAGAGACCATTATTCAGCTGTCCCCCAAGTCTCTTCTCCGGGACCTCTACAAGAACCACCTCAAGGGTCAGCTGGTGGACCTCGCCCTCCATCCCATCGCCAACTTCCCCATACAGAGGTTAACCGCAGCCTCAGCCAAATACAAACTGGTAGGTCACACCTTGTGTTCAGGCAGATGGGATAAATTATTTTGTAGCTGCTTGGAACTCCCTTCATGGTTCTTCTGCTGCACAGTTCCTGAGGCTGTTTGACGAGCTGGTCCAGGGCGTGGAGGCCATTTTGGCTGCGGGTCACATGGGTGTGATCGTCCAACTGGCAGAAAGCTGTGCAGaaagtgaagagaaacagaacgAGATGGTGCAGTGCCTCCTGTGTGTAAGTCTCAAAGAGTTGTTGTGTCTTAAATCAATAcaacacctcctcctcctcctcctttatgCCTGGAATTGATGGTGCACAACGACTACTTTATGCTTGATTGGTGGATAATGGAAGCCCTGCTGATTTGTTGCCTGCCAGGCTTTCCACTGCGCTGAGCCTGGCTCCCGACACGTCAACTGCCTCCCTCTCTTCATGTCCCTGCTCACCTATGAGGTGTATTACCACTCTGAAACAGCAGAGGGCAACATACAGACAGAGGTAAACAGCTGAGGGGAGTCTAGCCAAATCATTTGTGGCTGGCTTTTAATTGTAGTCCTGACATTTTAGTTGAATTAGCAGTCTAAAGAACCCTCTGAATATCACTTAGGTGGTGTTGGGTTAATTTTCTGgtcttcttgtttgtttgtaggTCCCACTGACCTCCATCTGTTACCACGGCTCCCGGCTGGTCCAGGCGTTGGCGAAGTTCAAGGAGCGTTCACTCCTCCTCAGCAGCCTCCGAACTCTGACCCCCGCTGACCTCCTCACGCTGGCCTCTGACCCTGCAGGCAGCCACGTCCTCCAGGCCCTCATCACCACATCAAGCGACAAGGGCAGGGGCAAAATCCTCAAGAGGCTGGAGGTACAtgtgatcatttattttttgtatttacagaattttaaaaaatgatgcaatGCATGTAAGATTAATCACAATTCTCTTGCCTCGTCACTTTTCTTGTCCTCCCAGGGTCAGTACGTCCAAATGGCCTGTTCACGGTTGGGCAGTCGGGTACTTGAAGCTGTGTGGAACAGCGCTTCAGTCAGTCAGAGGCAAAGCATCGCACAGGAACTAGGTAATCCGAGCAGCTTTCAGACGTTTGGCtgttttccattaatctgatgCCAGTGTGTTGGGATCACgtctgaatgagcaccctgCTTACTCTGACAAGGCTGGACCTGGCAACACTTCTTATCACTGTGAATTCAATAcaacacaagtctgaactgcaagGGCTCACATGCAGATCAGCACACAAAAGTTCATACATCACATATACTTCaagttgtgttaatcaaatGAGTGAAGGTTTTTTCCAAAGAATCGGAGAGCAGAAGACCCAGTTTGTgaccaaaatcacaaaacacctcTTCCCATTCACCTTGCCTTACAATTTTACGTTcattacaaacagaaatgtctgtAAACATAACACTGAATTGTGATGATGACAGACTGTTACAGGGTAATCAGACTCACCTATACAGAATGTAatccaggcattaaaatgagctggagttcagtttgttgcttccagctgtttgtaggagtctttcctcagAGTTTGCTTAATAGCTGCAACATCCATGTGAGCATCTCCAAAGCAGCACCAGAAGACATTTAAGTCATTACTTAGAATTATAAAGTATCCCTGACATGGAGAAACGATCTAACGGCAAGTAATGCTGTACTTTTCTTCACTTTAGAAAGGTGAGCTGCCACATACGGAGTCAAGATTTAAAAGTCGTACAGATGACAAATAATTTGTCAAATATCGCGTTTACCATGGCTTTCTTCAtcactgtggtgtgtttgtctGAATGAATCCATGAAGAACAATAACATAAAAGTGATGTATGACTGTGTGACAGAATTCCATCACTAACAGATGGATGAAGCCAGAAATATTTATATTCAACGTCTGAAAAGCTCCACTGACAGAAGCTTTCACTCACATTTGTACAAAAGtcatttcctcttcctctctttcctaTTCATGACTCTCCTCCATTCCTGTCTCTCTTCCTTTTCCAGTTCCAAGTGAAAGCCAGCTGAGGTCGGATCAGTTTGCTCGTCATGTATGGGCCAAATTCGCCCTCACTCACTTTGCACACAGAAGAGCCCACTGGCAGGAAATACAGACCGGCGAGTCCAAGAAGAGGAAGCTTTTCAGTGACATTCTTGAATGAAAAGTACATATTTGTATAATCCTTTAgaggtagttttttttttcagtgtaactGAATAAAAAAAGGTCTGAAATGATCCCCTAATCGTGTGCTCATTTTAAGCTTTTCTAAAGACTATTTAGCTCTAAAGATATTTCTACTACTGAATGTAAGGAGCAGTTTGACCTGTAGGGGACACTGGAGGAGCATTTATTCAGAGGCTATGGCTTTTATTGAGTAGATCTCAACAGTTTGAGCATAACAGTCATTGGAACATTGACCCAAAAGTCACTACTGACATTATATCTGATtatttgaatcttttttttcagtattttcctCTCTAggtatgaatgaataaaaatcacGTTAAAGCTAATAGAGTAATTAGGCTTCTGTCAAATATGTAAAAGCAGTTGTGGTCGATTTTACACATTTGTGAAAAAAGCTCATCTTTGAGAAACTCCCACCACTCTCCGAGGAGTCTGAAAATTACCTGAGTGTCGTTCAAGCTATAATCGATTTTTCAGCTCCTGTGAGCGAATGTGATGCTGCCTCACAATTcctaaacagaaacacaacaaattcaGTCTCTTAGAAAATCGTTGTGCAGCTCAGCAGTGAGCTGCTTTTGTCGCAGGTTTGGAGGCTTGGAGACACATTTTTTGATAATAAATTGATTTGAAGAAGGAAAGCTTTTGTTTGGCAGGTGTCTCCTTGTGGAGAAGGAGCACAGGAGTGAGAAGCCACAATGCAAGACAACACTTGTCTTCAGTGTGGgggaacaacaacaaagagcacCACACCTCGAGACTGTGTGTTCTGTTGACAGACTGGATGTGTGGACCTCCTTGTGGGGTTACCTCCAGGGGTCCAGTTCTGGTGCTTTTCATCTGTCTTGTGAAGTAAAGTAGTGGTGGAagaatatttgtgcaatacttctgtcactgaagtGCTCTTTTAACCTCCTAGGACCTGGCCTTCACAGATgtggatgtcttttttttttttttaagagcgtattattattattaaatgtatattattattattattattattattattattattattattattattattattattattattattattattattattattattattatatacatttaatattaatacaatataaacataataatcagatattagatattatccaaATATTATATTTCTTGGTTACTCCTTAATCCCAAATATaatgcaagcccaacc is from Amphiprion ocellaris isolate individual 3 ecotype Okinawa chromosome 10, ASM2253959v1, whole genome shotgun sequence and encodes:
- the LOC111584970 gene encoding nucleolar protein 9, with translation MLAKTEERKQQKAGGKKRKHPGEDGGRREERKRKGGEEGNTGQGDGGKKRLDALSVGYFRRVGERLSEGFEDSEEREMFVENVLTEVKGKATLVAMDRTGSITLQRLLPLSSPDQVGEVLAELGGESGSEFKAVCCDRCGGHVVESGVRQISRWTESSQKDPSAATEEEGEEEEEESCGTLEAQVLSLSQIVRDNCTEFIKHAHGSHVVRTLLHVLGGCLGPPRTEARPGTKERNTAPQLTDFEIPNSFWYELKNLTETLMDNINLSVTDAVASAVFQTMLTVCNRKRPKLCKQLLKRIMEYLTSRNAAPGVSPLLVFLKDQASSHLIETIIQLSPKSLLRDLYKNHLKGQLVDLALHPIANFPIQRLTAASAKYKLFLRLFDELVQGVEAILAAGHMGVIVQLAESCAESEEKQNEMVQCLLCAFHCAEPGSRHVNCLPLFMSLLTYEVYYHSETAEGNIQTEVPLTSICYHGSRLVQALAKFKERSLLLSSLRTLTPADLLTLASDPAGSHVLQALITTSSDKGRGKILKRLEGQYVQMACSRLGSRVLEAVWNSASVSQRQSIAQELVPSESQLRSDQFARHVWAKFALTHFAHRRAHWQEIQTGESKKRKLFSDILE